One window of the Oscillatoria salina IIICB1 genome contains the following:
- the lpxD gene encoding UDP-3-O-(3-hydroxymyristoyl)glucosamine N-acyltransferase, with translation MKFSELIEQLGDLATECNSLGVMPDCNPKIVGVTPVDAATPDTLSYIEGGKFAAMVKKTAATALIVPQDEQIQAEATQRGIAWIATSQPRLLFAMAIALFYQPYQPSPGIHPTAAIAPGVILGENVYIGAGVVIETKVKIGNGVSIHPNVVIYPDVEIGSRTTLHANCTIQERTRIGNHCVIQNGAVIGAEGFGFVPTPQGWYKMEQSGYVVLEDNVEVGCNSTIDRPAVGETRIKRNTKLDNLVHIGHGCTVGQNCAFAAQVGLAGGVTIGNGVLLGGQTGVANQAKVGDRAIATARAGIHSNIEPGAVVSGYPAIPHQVWLKASLLFSRLPEIYQFFRKFKREKS, from the coding sequence ATGAAATTTAGCGAACTGATCGAACAACTCGGAGATTTAGCGACTGAGTGCAATAGCCTTGGTGTTATGCCCGATTGTAACCCGAAAATTGTCGGAGTTACACCGGTGGATGCAGCTACACCTGATACCCTCAGCTACATTGAAGGGGGAAAATTTGCCGCAATGGTCAAGAAAACTGCTGCAACTGCTTTAATTGTGCCACAGGATGAGCAAATTCAGGCAGAAGCGACTCAAAGAGGTATTGCTTGGATTGCGACATCTCAGCCTAGATTACTTTTTGCAATGGCGATCGCACTTTTTTATCAGCCTTATCAACCAAGTCCTGGAATTCATCCTACCGCAGCGATCGCTCCTGGGGTGATTTTAGGGGAAAATGTTTATATTGGTGCTGGTGTGGTTATCGAAACTAAGGTCAAAATTGGTAATGGTGTTTCGATTCATCCGAATGTGGTGATTTATCCCGATGTGGAAATTGGATCTCGCACTACGTTACACGCTAATTGTACAATTCAAGAACGAACTCGCATCGGCAACCATTGTGTCATCCAAAATGGTGCAGTTATCGGTGCAGAAGGTTTTGGTTTTGTTCCAACTCCTCAAGGTTGGTACAAAATGGAACAATCGGGTTATGTCGTCTTAGAAGATAATGTCGAAGTTGGTTGTAATAGTACCATCGATCGTCCCGCCGTGGGCGAAACGAGAATTAAACGTAACACGAAACTAGACAATCTCGTGCATATCGGTCATGGTTGTACTGTGGGACAAAATTGTGCTTTTGCTGCTCAAGTTGGTTTGGCAGGTGGAGTTACAATTGGCAATGGTGTATTATTAGGCGGACAAACAGGAGTTGCTAATCAAGCGAAAGTTGGCGATCGCGCGATCGCTACCGCCAGAGCAGGTATTCATAGTAATATTGAACCTGGAGCAGTAGTTTCTGGCTATCCTGCTATTCCTCATCAAGTTTGGTTGAAAGCTTCTCTTCTCTTCAGTCGTCTCCCAGAAATTTATCAATTCTTTCGTAAATTTAAACGCGAAAAGTCGTAA
- a CDS encoding peroxiredoxin, with the protein MSRRNLLKIVLAISLAIATWFNFTPTVWALGGTQPELNQPAPEFTLPTNTGDGEISLSDYQGKWVVLYFYPADFTSGCTLEARRFQQDLPKYVTRNAQILGVSVNDVDSHREFCDSEGLKFPLLADTDGSVSKAYGSWLGFFSLRHTYIIDPEGILREIFLGVKPVIHSQEVLARLDELQSEITAQT; encoded by the coding sequence ATGTCTCGTCGTAATCTACTGAAAATTGTTTTAGCGATTAGTTTAGCGATCGCCACTTGGTTTAATTTTACTCCTACGGTGTGGGCTTTAGGCGGAACTCAGCCGGAACTTAATCAGCCAGCCCCCGAATTTACACTTCCTACTAACACCGGAGACGGAGAAATCTCTCTTTCTGATTATCAAGGTAAATGGGTAGTTTTGTACTTCTATCCTGCTGATTTTACCTCTGGTTGTACTTTAGAAGCGCGTCGTTTCCAACAAGACTTACCGAAATACGTCACCCGCAATGCTCAAATTCTTGGTGTTAGTGTTAATGATGTAGACTCCCATCGGGAATTTTGTGACTCTGAGGGTTTAAAATTTCCTTTATTAGCGGATACTGACGGTTCGGTGAGTAAAGCTTATGGTTCGTGGTTAGGCTTTTTCTCGTTACGCCATACTTATATCATCGATCCAGAGGGTATCCTACGCGAAATCTTCCTCGGTGTTAAACCTGTAATTCACTCTCAGGAAGTTTTAGCTCGTTTAGATGAGTTACAGTCAGAAATTACTGCCCAGACGTAG
- the lpxA gene encoding acyl-ACP--UDP-N-acetylglucosamine O-acyltransferase yields MTIHPTAVVASSAQLGQDVTIGPFTFIDDRVVIGSGCVINSHVAILRNTTLGENCQVHSGAVLGDVPQDLKFTNEETYVKIGSRCTIREGVTIHRGTKLGTATEVGNDCLLMANSHLGHNVKVGNNVIIANGALLAGYVEVGDKTFISGNCLLHQFTRVGRLVMMSGGSAVGRDIPPFCMTPGLAGNTIMGLNIVGLRRAGFTSEQRLTLKRVLKILYQSNLNISDAVAKLEADFPDEELVQEFCDFVKTSERGICKFIK; encoded by the coding sequence GTGACAATTCACCCAACCGCAGTAGTTGCATCGAGCGCTCAGTTAGGTCAAGATGTAACAATTGGACCTTTTACTTTTATTGACGATCGCGTTGTCATTGGTTCTGGTTGTGTAATCAATTCTCATGTGGCTATTTTACGCAATACCACATTAGGAGAGAATTGTCAAGTACATTCCGGCGCAGTTTTAGGAGATGTACCCCAAGATTTAAAATTTACGAATGAAGAAACTTACGTGAAAATTGGATCTCGCTGTACAATTCGCGAGGGAGTAACCATTCATCGTGGGACGAAACTGGGTACAGCAACCGAAGTAGGTAATGATTGCTTACTGATGGCTAATTCTCACCTCGGACATAACGTCAAAGTTGGGAATAATGTAATTATTGCCAATGGAGCGTTATTAGCAGGATATGTTGAGGTAGGAGACAAAACTTTTATTAGCGGTAACTGCTTGCTACATCAGTTTACCAGAGTTGGGAGGTTAGTAATGATGTCCGGTGGTTCTGCGGTGGGACGCGATATACCTCCATTTTGCATGACTCCGGGATTGGCTGGTAATACGATTATGGGTTTAAATATCGTCGGATTACGACGGGCTGGCTTTACTTCTGAACAAAGGTTAACTTTAAAGCGAGTATTGAAAATATTGTATCAGTCTAATTTGAATATTTCTGACGCAGTAGCGAAATTAGAAGCAGATTTTCCTGATGAAGAATTAGTACAAGAATTTTGCGATTTTGTCAAGACTTCTGAGCGAGGAATTTGTAAGTTTATCAAGTAA
- a CDS encoding BaiN/RdsA family NAD(P)/FAD-dependent oxidoreductase: MNEQPLKVIVIGGGAAGFFGAITYATTYPDAQVTLLEAGRIPLAKVRISGGGRCNVTHHCFDPVQLVQNYPRGGKALRGAFTRFQPQDTVAWFENHGVELKTEADGRMFPVTDNSESIVNCLLKVAREAKVQLRTGAKVESVAKLDSDFEIGLKTGEKLICEIVLLATGSNPTGYRFAQSLGHTLASPVPSLFTFNIVDPRLQDLAGITVEKVDLRLTTGKKKLSQTGALLITHWGISGPAVLKLSAWGARILHEHKYQMLLQINWLPQYNWESLRDYLLATKTQYPRRQVTTISPVPLPKRLWQSLVMQSGISEQQRWTELSKKSLNNLVRELIQGSYQIQGKGVFKEEFVTCGGVNLQEINFQTMASKLCPGLYFAGEILDIDGVTGGFNFQSAWTTGWLAGQAMGKR; the protein is encoded by the coding sequence GTGAACGAACAACCTTTAAAGGTAATAGTTATTGGTGGTGGTGCAGCAGGATTTTTTGGCGCAATTACCTATGCTACTACCTATCCTGACGCTCAAGTTACTTTACTAGAAGCTGGACGCATCCCTTTAGCTAAGGTACGCATTTCTGGTGGTGGTAGGTGTAATGTTACTCATCATTGTTTCGATCCCGTCCAGTTAGTGCAAAATTACCCTAGAGGTGGAAAAGCACTTCGAGGTGCTTTTACTCGTTTTCAGCCCCAGGATACAGTTGCTTGGTTTGAAAACCACGGTGTAGAGTTAAAAACTGAGGCTGATGGGCGAATGTTTCCGGTTACGGATAATTCGGAATCTATTGTCAATTGTCTGCTAAAAGTAGCCAGAGAGGCAAAAGTTCAACTTCGTACTGGTGCAAAAGTAGAGTCAGTAGCAAAGCTTGACTCTGATTTTGAGATTGGGTTGAAAACAGGAGAAAAGTTAATATGTGAAATTGTTTTACTCGCTACGGGTAGCAATCCTACAGGTTATCGTTTTGCTCAATCTCTCGGTCATACTCTTGCTTCTCCAGTACCTTCTTTATTTACTTTTAATATTGTTGACCCTCGTTTGCAAGATTTAGCGGGAATTACTGTGGAAAAAGTAGATTTGCGATTAACTACAGGCAAAAAAAAGTTATCCCAAACAGGTGCTTTACTTATTACCCACTGGGGAATTAGCGGACCTGCTGTCTTAAAACTTTCTGCTTGGGGAGCAAGAATTTTACACGAACATAAATATCAAATGCTCTTGCAAATTAACTGGTTGCCTCAGTATAATTGGGAAAGCTTACGCGATTATTTATTAGCAACTAAAACTCAATATCCTCGCCGTCAAGTGACAACAATTTCCCCAGTTCCGTTACCGAAAAGACTTTGGCAGAGTTTGGTTATGCAATCTGGTATTTCCGAACAACAACGTTGGACAGAATTATCAAAAAAATCTTTAAATAATTTAGTCCGAGAATTAATTCAGGGAAGTTATCAAATTCAAGGAAAAGGTGTTTTTAAAGAAGAATTTGTTACCTGTGGGGGAGTTAATTTGCAAGAAATTAATTTTCAAACAATGGCTAGTAAACTTTGTCCGGGACTTTATTTTGCTGGCGAAATTCTCGATATTGATGGTGTTACTGGTGGCTTTAACTTTCAAAGTGCGTGGACTACAGGTTGGTTAGCAGGTCAAGCAATGGGAAAAAGATAA
- a CDS encoding TerD family protein, with the protein MTINLQKGQQISLKKEEPDLTQLMCGLGWDLVKQKRGGLFGAFSNTADFDLDASVLCLNAQGKVRDRSNVIYYGNLQHSSGAITHLGDNLTGEGEGDDEQVIVNLPLVPPEITKLVFTVNIYKCLEREQNFGQVNNAFVRLVNSITNREIARYNLSGQSYTDKTGMILAEVSRQNDDWQVTAIGEGIRVNSLQDLVYSYS; encoded by the coding sequence ATGACTATTAATCTTCAGAAAGGACAACAGATCTCTCTCAAGAAAGAAGAACCAGATTTAACCCAATTAATGTGTGGACTAGGTTGGGACTTAGTTAAACAGAAGCGTGGGGGACTTTTCGGTGCTTTTAGTAACACTGCTGACTTTGACCTTGATGCTTCTGTGTTATGTTTAAATGCTCAAGGGAAAGTACGCGATCGCAGCAATGTCATTTATTATGGTAATCTTCAACACTCCTCCGGCGCAATTACTCATTTAGGAGATAATCTCACAGGTGAAGGAGAAGGAGACGACGAACAAGTAATCGTTAATTTACCCTTAGTTCCTCCAGAAATTACTAAACTTGTCTTTACCGTTAATATTTATAAATGTCTCGAACGAGAGCAAAATTTTGGACAAGTAAATAACGCTTTTGTTCGTCTCGTCAATTCAATTACCAATCGAGAAATTGCCCGTTATAATCTTTCTGGACAATCTTACACCGATAAAACTGGCATGATTTTAGCAGAAGTTTCCCGACAAAATGACGATTGGCAAGTTACAGCGATCGGTGAAGGTATCCGAGTAAATAGTTTACAAGATTTAGTCTACTCTTATTCTTAA
- a CDS encoding DUF6887 family protein, whose protein sequence is MTTPNFKQMSRSELKKYIRNNPTDEQAIRELFVNRRNPNAKRYPYPYEMSFEKVETIFKDKINSID, encoded by the coding sequence ATGACAACACCGAATTTTAAACAAATGAGTCGTTCTGAATTAAAGAAATATATTAGAAATAATCCTACAGATGAGCAAGCAATTCGAGAATTATTTGTCAACCGTCGCAACCCTAACGCTAAACGTTATCCTTACCCTTATGAGATGTCATTTGAAAAAGTAGAGACAATTTTTAAGGATAAAATTAACTCTATAGACTAG
- a CDS encoding type II toxin-antitoxin system HicA family toxin produces the protein MKRITVSHHIYQNSGTNQIISVPVHRNQDLKIGTLKSLMKVAELTEEDLE, from the coding sequence TTGAAACGAATTACAGTAAGTCATCACATTTATCAAAATTCTGGTACTAATCAAATCATTTCTGTTCCAGTTCACAGAAATCAAGATTTAAAAATTGGAACTTTGAAATCTTTGATGAAAGTGGCTGAGTTAACTGAAGAAGATTTAGAATAA
- a CDS encoding type II toxin-antitoxin system HicB family antitoxin: MKLKVIVNQAEEGGYWAKVPALPGCITEGDSWEELMVNLKDAIEGWLEVANTIQETEAGEKIIEIAL; this comes from the coding sequence ATGAAACTCAAAGTAATTGTTAATCAAGCAGAAGAAGGAGGATATTGGGCTAAAGTACCTGCTTTACCTGGTTGTATCACTGAAGGTGACTCTTGGGAAGAATTAATGGTTAATCTCAAAGATGCAATTGAAGGCTGGTTAGAAGTTGCTAACACTATTCAAGAAACGGAAGCAGGAGAAAAAATTATTGAAATTGCTTTATGA
- a CDS encoding glycoside hydrolase family 10 protein, translating into MANTNLSQVEDKIGIKSKLIFSYLTKNSQHRNKNFGLSSQVSKIGFFFISWLLLFSFFPAPGKSAETGRLGVVRSPENAQQWQGIVSRLQATGFDYCVVELANLDEAEDLTGVGVLLIPNVETMTGEQVQALQSWVNLGGRTIASGPTGSLSQANVRSQLRSLLGAYWGFPLSSPATLDPLRTRQQIWVRKKNLSGTLRGGVVIPAGLNSSTAAVWQSDGTPPAVITTENSTFLGWRWGVDTASTAEIDAAWLEAAVGRYGSFTAASGKSLGACNGGSVAASEPSAINVIDTASLPPRQNRPNSNPTVNNSPPSTPRAALPPRNSQPQPSPPTSRGTPIAARQVVAMREELTSLIGRYESAILAADLTHKKLNLSTTEAVEQSEKSPQVKNPSTNQALEQARSGLQNFVQSIETQNYDRARSEWQQARRSLLDNYPVAAHGAEIRAMWLDRGTIVQAKSEQDLARIFDRMAAAGINTVFFETVNAGYPIYPSQVAPEQNPLTKGWDPLAAAIKLARSRGMELHAWVWIFATANQRHNPIIGQPINYPGPVLAARPDWAIRDNRGNLFHPNSKKAFLDPANSEARSYLLSLLEEIATKYDVDGIQFDYIRYPFQDPNNNQSHGYSQAANTLFKELSGVDPKSLSPRHSLWQKWTEFRIQQVDSFVATAFQRLRQKRPDLIISAAVFPIPKQERLNKIQQNWEEWANRGNIDIMVPMTYAENTEKLEEMTEPLYNPALLKSTLLLPGIRLLNLPDVVAIDQMQLLRNSPTGGYALFAAENLNNNLESQFRSSPKQQQPLPHREPFAAAASRYQALQQEWIFLLLNNNLAMSKSVMREWSQEVDKLAVTLDKLAAEPSAENLSAAKVALAAFRGNFSGWMESQAREKPYQVQVWSNRLASLERLLNYGERVVITVNSKQ; encoded by the coding sequence GTGGCAAACACAAACCTTTCCCAGGTTGAAGACAAAATCGGTATCAAAAGCAAGCTAATTTTTAGTTACCTAACGAAAAATTCTCAGCATCGGAATAAGAATTTTGGGTTAAGTTCTCAAGTCAGCAAAATTGGCTTTTTTTTTATCTCCTGGTTGCTATTATTTAGTTTTTTTCCTGCTCCGGGGAAAAGTGCAGAAACGGGTAGATTGGGTGTAGTCAGAAGTCCGGAAAATGCTCAACAATGGCAAGGAATTGTTTCGCGATTGCAAGCGACGGGGTTTGATTATTGTGTCGTAGAATTAGCCAATTTAGATGAAGCTGAGGATTTAACTGGAGTAGGGGTACTGTTAATTCCCAATGTGGAAACAATGACAGGAGAACAGGTACAGGCTTTACAATCTTGGGTAAATTTAGGCGGACGTACGATCGCTAGCGGTCCGACAGGAAGTTTATCTCAAGCTAATGTCCGTTCTCAGTTGCGATCGCTACTCGGTGCTTATTGGGGTTTTCCTCTTTCTAGTCCCGCAACCCTCGATCCTTTACGCACCAGACAGCAAATTTGGGTACGCAAAAAGAATCTTTCTGGTACTCTGCGTGGTGGTGTAGTTATTCCGGCTGGTTTGAATTCCTCTACGGCGGCGGTTTGGCAATCTGATGGGACTCCTCCGGCGGTGATTACAACGGAAAATTCGACGTTTTTGGGTTGGCGTTGGGGTGTTGATACGGCTTCCACTGCGGAAATTGATGCGGCTTGGTTGGAAGCGGCTGTGGGGCGCTACGGCAGTTTTACGGCGGCTTCGGGAAAAAGTTTGGGTGCTTGTAATGGTGGTAGTGTGGCTGCGAGTGAACCAAGTGCGATAAATGTCATCGATACTGCTTCTCTCCCTCCTCGACAAAATCGTCCTAACTCGAATCCTACGGTAAATAATTCCCCTCCTAGTACCCCTAGGGCGGCTTTACCTCCTCGCAACTCTCAACCTCAACCGAGTCCTCCTACAAGTCGAGGAACGCCAATTGCGGCTCGTCAAGTTGTCGCTATGCGCGAAGAGTTGACAAGTTTAATCGGTAGGTATGAAAGTGCAATTTTGGCTGCGGATCTCACTCACAAAAAGCTGAATTTGTCAACTACTGAAGCGGTGGAACAATCTGAGAAATCGCCTCAAGTTAAAAATCCTAGCACGAATCAAGCTTTAGAACAGGCGCGATCGGGATTGCAAAATTTCGTCCAATCTATTGAAACACAAAACTACGATCGCGCCCGTAGTGAGTGGCAGCAAGCACGACGTAGTTTACTCGATAATTATCCGGTAGCAGCACATGGGGCAGAAATTAGGGCGATGTGGCTCGATCGCGGTACGATTGTTCAAGCTAAATCTGAACAGGATTTAGCACGCATTTTCGATCGCATGGCAGCAGCAGGTATTAATACTGTTTTCTTTGAAACTGTTAATGCGGGTTATCCAATTTATCCGAGTCAAGTTGCACCCGAACAAAATCCTTTAACTAAAGGTTGGGACCCCTTAGCAGCAGCAATTAAATTAGCGCGATCTCGTGGGATGGAATTACACGCTTGGGTGTGGATTTTTGCTACTGCTAATCAACGTCATAATCCTATTATTGGTCAGCCAATTAATTATCCTGGACCCGTTTTAGCTGCTCGTCCAGATTGGGCAATTCGCGATAACCGAGGCAATTTATTTCATCCTAACAGCAAAAAGGCTTTTCTCGATCCAGCTAATTCAGAAGCTCGCAGTTATTTATTATCTTTACTCGAAGAAATTGCCACTAAATATGATGTAGATGGCATTCAATTTGATTATATTCGTTATCCTTTTCAAGACCCAAATAATAACCAAAGTCACGGTTATAGTCAAGCAGCAAATACCTTATTTAAAGAACTAAGTGGAGTTGACCCAAAAAGTCTTTCTCCACGTCATTCTCTCTGGCAAAAATGGACTGAATTTCGCATTCAGCAAGTTGATAGTTTTGTCGCGACTGCTTTCCAAAGATTGCGCCAAAAACGCCCAGATTTAATTATTTCGGCGGCGGTATTTCCTATTCCCAAACAAGAACGTTTAAATAAAATTCAACAAAACTGGGAAGAATGGGCAAATCGCGGCAATATCGACATTATGGTGCCGATGACTTATGCTGAAAATACAGAAAAATTGGAGGAAATGACTGAACCACTTTACAATCCTGCTTTGTTAAAATCAACACTTCTTTTACCAGGAATACGTTTATTAAATCTTCCCGATGTAGTAGCAATTGACCAAATGCAATTATTACGAAATTCGCCTACGGGAGGTTATGCTTTATTTGCGGCGGAAAATCTGAATAATAATCTCGAATCTCAGTTTAGAAGTAGTCCGAAACAACAGCAACCTTTACCTCATCGAGAACCTTTTGCGGCGGCGGCTTCTCGCTATCAAGCGTTACAACAAGAATGGATATTTTTGTTGTTAAATAATAATTTAGCGATGTCTAAATCAGTGATGAGAGAATGGAGTCAAGAAGTGGATAAATTAGCCGTAACTTTAGATAAATTGGCGGCGGAACCTTCGGCGGAAAATTTATCAGCAGCTAAGGTTGCTTTAGCTGCTTTTCGAGGTAATTTTTCTGGTTGGATGGAGTCACAAGCAAGGGAAAAACCTTATCAAGTTCAAGTTTGGTCAAATCGTTTAGCGAGTTTAGAAAGGTTACTGAATTATGGCGAAAGAGTAGTTATAACAGTAAACAGTAAACAGTGA
- a CDS encoding TerD family protein produces the protein MSINLSKGQRVDLSKEAPSLQYAGIGLGWDINVSDTGADFDLDVSVFMLGANGKIPSEKYFVFYNNLQSPDGAVKSEGDNRTGEGGGDDETIEVELPKVDPSITEIVFVVTIHEAESRKQNFGQVRNSYIRIYDLSTEKEVAKYQLEEDFSLETAVEFGRLYKKDGSWRFQAVGQGYNAGLQKFVDQYYSS, from the coding sequence ATGTCTATTAACCTCAGTAAAGGACAGCGAGTAGATTTATCCAAAGAGGCACCTAGCTTACAGTATGCTGGAATTGGTTTAGGATGGGATATCAACGTCAGCGACACAGGAGCAGATTTTGACTTAGATGTTTCTGTATTTATGCTAGGAGCAAATGGAAAAATTCCTAGCGAAAAATACTTTGTTTTCTACAACAATTTACAATCGCCCGATGGTGCGGTAAAATCTGAAGGAGATAACCGCACTGGTGAAGGTGGTGGTGATGACGAAACTATTGAAGTTGAACTACCCAAAGTAGATCCTTCAATTACAGAAATAGTCTTTGTCGTTACTATTCACGAAGCTGAATCACGAAAACAAAATTTTGGACAAGTCAGAAATTCTTATATCCGAATTTATGACTTATCTACCGAAAAAGAAGTTGCTAAATACCAACTAGAAGAAGATTTTTCTTTAGAAACAGCCGTAGAATTTGGACGTTTATATAAAAAAGATGGTTCTTGGCGATTTCAAGCTGTTGGACAAGGTTATAATGCAGGACTACAAAAATTTGTAGACCAATATTATTCCTCATAG
- a CDS encoding DUF6888 family protein: protein MPTEKQALASVFICQLLSNLLQSIHLFRYDSFLKQVYIIAGKQESIEIIIFADGNWEFNNDNTEF from the coding sequence TTGCCTACAGAAAAACAAGCACTTGCTTCTGTCTTTATCTGTCAACTACTATCTAACTTGTTACAATCTATACATTTATTTCGTTATGACTCATTTCTGAAACAAGTGTATATAATAGCAGGTAAACAAGAAAGCATAGAAATAATTATTTTTGCAGATGGAAATTGGGAGTTTAACAATGACAACACCGAATTTTAA